One window of Pseudacidobacterium ailaaui genomic DNA carries:
- a CDS encoding S41 family peptidase, whose protein sequence is MPSRTRRTVFALTVFFSACGLAGMVISQKVGAQSSDDESQFRDSLKTFTSVYDVVAQNYAEPLTGDMPDKVIYDGAIPEMLHTLDPHSSFYDPKAYAKMKEDQHGKYYGVGMTIQPQLINGVQKVVVIYPYEGTPSYKAGVRPGDIILSVDDKSTDSMSSEEVANMLKGPKGTHVKLTVSREGVAAPITFDLVRDEIPHPSIDLKEWIRPGIGYIHITQFQETTGREVADALDGFGPDLKGLLIDLRNNPGGLLTEAVATCDKFLKKGQVIVSQRGRAYPEQTYHAMHGNGGKTYPIVVLVNHGTASAAEIVSGALQDHDRALIVGETTFGKGLVQTVYQLSDNTGLALTTYHYYTPSGRLIQRNYNGVSLYDYYYNHDQPQDNKDREVKLTDSGRTVYGGGGITPDVKIDTPKATHFQEVLMSPLHYSFFNFARHYLADPNHKVTRDFQVDDRVLGEFKQFLGSQDITFTDQEFNGVLDWIKTNIKAEIFTTVFGQMEGLKVRAAWDPMINQALTYMPQAASLEEAAEKLDSQKMVTAKNMPAGTKTE, encoded by the coding sequence ATGCCATCCCGCACTCGCCGTACCGTTTTCGCGCTCACTGTTTTCTTTTCCGCATGTGGTCTGGCCGGCATGGTCATCAGCCAGAAGGTTGGCGCGCAATCCAGCGATGATGAATCACAGTTCCGCGACAGCCTGAAGACTTTTACCAGCGTTTATGACGTGGTGGCGCAGAACTACGCCGAACCGCTGACGGGCGACATGCCGGACAAGGTCATCTATGACGGTGCGATTCCGGAGATGCTGCACACGCTCGATCCGCATTCGAGCTTTTATGATCCCAAGGCCTACGCCAAGATGAAAGAGGACCAGCACGGAAAGTACTACGGCGTGGGCATGACCATTCAGCCACAACTCATCAATGGTGTGCAAAAGGTGGTGGTGATCTACCCGTATGAAGGCACCCCCTCCTACAAGGCGGGTGTGCGGCCGGGCGACATCATTCTCTCAGTGGATGACAAGAGCACCGACTCGATGAGTTCTGAAGAAGTGGCCAACATGCTGAAGGGCCCCAAGGGTACGCATGTGAAATTGACCGTTTCGCGTGAGGGTGTGGCTGCTCCGATCACCTTTGACCTGGTGCGAGATGAGATCCCCCATCCGAGCATTGACCTGAAGGAGTGGATCCGTCCGGGAATTGGATATATCCATATCACCCAGTTTCAGGAGACCACGGGGCGCGAGGTCGCCGATGCTCTGGACGGCTTTGGTCCCGACCTGAAAGGGCTGCTGATTGATCTGAGGAACAATCCCGGAGGTCTGTTGACCGAGGCGGTGGCCACCTGTGACAAGTTCCTGAAGAAAGGGCAGGTGATTGTTTCCCAGCGCGGACGTGCTTATCCTGAGCAGACCTATCATGCCATGCACGGCAATGGCGGCAAGACCTATCCGATCGTCGTTCTTGTGAACCACGGGACGGCGTCTGCTGCGGAAATCGTCAGCGGAGCGCTGCAGGACCACGACCGGGCCCTGATTGTGGGCGAGACCACATTCGGGAAGGGACTCGTGCAGACGGTCTACCAACTTTCCGACAACACGGGCCTGGCACTCACGACCTACCACTACTACACGCCCAGCGGAAGGTTGATCCAGCGCAATTACAACGGCGTTTCTCTTTACGATTACTACTACAATCACGACCAGCCGCAGGACAATAAAGACCGCGAGGTAAAACTGACCGATTCCGGGCGCACGGTCTATGGAGGGGGTGGCATTACTCCGGATGTCAAGATCGACACACCGAAGGCCACGCATTTCCAGGAAGTGCTGATGTCTCCGCTGCACTATTCCTTCTTTAATTTTGCCCGGCACTATCTGGCAGACCCGAACCACAAGGTTACCCGGGACTTTCAGGTGGACGATCGTGTTCTCGGTGAATTCAAGCAATTTCTTGGCTCCCAGGACATCACCTTTACGGACCAGGAATTTAACGGTGTTCTGGACTGGATCAAGACCAACATCAAGGCGGAGATCTTCACCACGGTCTTTGGCCAGATGGAGGGCCTGAAGGTCCGCGCCGCCTGGGACCCGATGATCAATCAGGCTTTAACCTATATGCCGCAGGCGGCTTCTTTGGAAGAGGCGGCCGAAAAGCTGGATTCACAGAAAATGGTGACGGCAAAGAACATGCCGGCTGGCACCAAGACCGAATAA
- a CDS encoding peptidyl-prolyl cis-trans isomerase, whose product MMNFKTLPFPAAFLAGIAFLSGPSLVLAQSKPAAPAQDSPYQGTVVERIIARVNDQVITNSDYQRARQELEAQARQQGWSQQQLFEQEHNLLRDLIDQQLLLSKGKELGITGESETIKRLDDIRKQNHLDSMEDLQKAAESQGVSFEDFKQHIREGIISSLVIRDEVGRHLSVSQSEVQQYYDQHKADFDQPEQVRLSEILVPTPNPDDASQVEAAQKKADAIEAKLKSGADFAEVAKTESGGPTAQQGGDLGEFKRGQLAKVLEDQTFNLKAGEYTQPIRTKQGFVILKVTEHTPGGIQPLKEVEPQVEDALYQQKMAPALRQYLTRLREEAYIEIDSRDGYEDSAATPNETQPTTTYSAYVPPTGKKKKHVERTRFRQKGPRQKPETETASTPAPANAPSLAQVPGAAAAETNNPQTTAAAQPAPAQKNSQVASTGVEKPGKKEKIRFGQAPRETLPYSPTRTEDAGATTETASSNVPRNLQVVGPNGEVEDHTTQEKKEKSRFSDRTKLPKQKKSKDKTDPFAPAPETTDELATRQTQSTPLGLNGDTSKPKKEKPTGKTRLSDKAKEKPADQQQQQQEQTPSAPQPSTQSSQQK is encoded by the coding sequence ATGATGAATTTCAAAACCCTTCCGTTCCCGGCTGCATTCCTGGCAGGGATCGCATTCCTGAGTGGGCCTTCCCTCGTCCTGGCCCAATCCAAACCCGCTGCACCGGCACAGGATTCGCCCTATCAGGGCACAGTGGTCGAGCGCATCATCGCCCGGGTCAACGATCAGGTCATTACCAATTCGGACTATCAGCGCGCGCGTCAGGAACTGGAAGCACAGGCCCGCCAGCAGGGATGGTCGCAGCAGCAGCTCTTTGAACAGGAACACAATCTCCTTCGTGACCTGATTGATCAGCAATTGCTCCTATCCAAAGGCAAGGAGCTGGGCATCACCGGAGAATCAGAGACCATCAAGCGCCTGGACGATATCCGGAAACAGAACCACCTGGACAGCATGGAGGACCTGCAGAAGGCCGCCGAATCGCAGGGTGTTTCCTTTGAGGACTTCAAGCAGCACATCCGCGAAGGCATCATCTCTTCGCTCGTCATCCGTGACGAGGTCGGCCGCCATCTTTCTGTCAGCCAGTCGGAGGTCCAGCAGTACTATGACCAGCACAAAGCCGACTTCGACCAGCCGGAACAGGTCCGTCTGAGCGAAATCCTTGTTCCTACCCCCAATCCAGATGACGCCTCCCAAGTCGAAGCCGCCCAGAAGAAGGCCGATGCCATTGAAGCCAAACTGAAATCGGGCGCAGACTTTGCAGAGGTGGCAAAGACTGAATCCGGCGGCCCTACAGCGCAGCAGGGCGGCGATCTCGGTGAGTTCAAACGCGGTCAGCTGGCCAAGGTCTTGGAAGACCAGACTTTTAACCTGAAGGCAGGCGAATACACACAACCGATCCGTACCAAGCAGGGCTTTGTCATCCTGAAGGTCACCGAGCACACCCCCGGTGGGATCCAGCCGCTCAAGGAGGTCGAGCCGCAGGTAGAGGACGCTCTTTACCAGCAGAAGATGGCCCCCGCTTTGCGTCAATATCTGACCCGGCTCCGCGAAGAGGCCTATATTGAGATTGATTCCCGGGACGGCTATGAAGACTCAGCAGCCACCCCGAATGAAACCCAGCCGACGACAACCTATAGTGCCTACGTTCCGCCGACCGGCAAAAAGAAAAAGCACGTAGAGCGCACACGCTTCCGCCAGAAGGGCCCGCGGCAGAAGCCGGAAACAGAAACCGCAAGCACGCCGGCCCCAGCCAATGCTCCTTCTCTGGCCCAGGTCCCGGGCGCAGCAGCTGCGGAGACAAACAATCCGCAGACCACTGCCGCGGCACAGCCTGCTCCTGCCCAGAAAAACAGCCAGGTGGCCAGCACCGGCGTAGAGAAACCGGGAAAGAAAGAAAAGATCCGCTTCGGTCAGGCTCCCCGCGAGACCCTTCCCTACTCTCCCACCCGGACTGAAGATGCAGGCGCAACTACAGAGACCGCCAGCAGCAACGTCCCTCGGAACCTTCAGGTGGTAGGCCCCAACGGAGAGGTCGAGGACCATACGACGCAGGAAAAAAAGGAGAAGTCCCGCTTCTCGGATCGCACGAAGCTGCCGAAGCAGAAAAAATCCAAAGACAAGACGGACCCGTTTGCTCCCGCTCCGGAGACGACCGATGAGCTTGCCACCCGCCAGACCCAGAGCACGCCGCTGGGCCTGAACGGCGATACCTCAAAACCAAAGAAGGAGAAACCCACGGGAAAGACGCGCCTTTCCGACAAGGCCAAGGAAAAGCCGGCCGACCAGCAGCAACAGCAGCAGGAGCAAACGCCTTCGGCGCCGCAGCCCTCGACGCAATCTTCTCAGCAGAAGTAG
- a CDS encoding 3'-5' exoribonuclease YhaM family protein, producing MKDLFVHDLTKQENQVITGFFAVAQKQRRTTRDGAPYLALLVSDRTGQIECRIWETASSVADFEQGDVVKLQAQVCRYQEKLQLKVEKVRKAKPEEYDLGDFVPTTSRNVEDLWAELNQYVSSFTNPHLHALLRAFLDDPQIAEALRSAPAAKTMHHAWIGGLLEHIVSLLGVASDMALRYPEINRDLLLTGVVLHDIGKLHELRWGTEFDYTIEGHLVGHIAIGLRMVEQKISALPDFPSPLRILVEHLILSHHGKYEFGSPRLPMVPEAVMLHYLDDLDAKMQTLRSEFLRAEANGRAPGQMTEWVRAMERPLLNTAQYLAEQQSRPAPEEADALPAQDGTGNLFLL from the coding sequence ATGAAAGACCTTTTTGTCCACGACCTGACCAAGCAGGAAAACCAGGTCATCACCGGTTTTTTTGCTGTCGCGCAAAAGCAGAGGCGCACCACACGCGACGGTGCGCCTTATCTCGCCCTTCTGGTTTCTGATCGCACCGGACAGATCGAATGCCGCATCTGGGAAACAGCTTCCTCCGTTGCCGATTTTGAGCAGGGAGACGTCGTCAAGCTACAGGCGCAGGTCTGCCGCTACCAGGAAAAGCTCCAGCTCAAAGTAGAAAAGGTCCGGAAGGCGAAGCCGGAAGAATATGACCTGGGCGATTTTGTCCCTACCACCTCGCGCAACGTTGAAGATCTCTGGGCTGAGCTGAACCAATACGTCTCCAGCTTCACCAATCCACATCTTCACGCATTACTGCGCGCTTTTCTGGATGACCCGCAGATCGCCGAGGCGCTGCGCTCAGCGCCGGCCGCCAAGACCATGCATCATGCCTGGATCGGTGGCCTGCTGGAGCATATTGTCTCCCTGCTGGGCGTGGCCAGTGACATGGCCCTCCGCTATCCGGAAATCAACCGCGACCTGCTTCTTACCGGGGTCGTGCTGCATGACATTGGGAAGCTGCACGAACTGCGCTGGGGCACCGAGTTTGACTACACCATCGAAGGACATCTGGTGGGTCATATCGCCATCGGCCTCCGCATGGTGGAACAGAAGATTTCGGCCCTGCCGGATTTCCCCAGTCCCTTGCGGATTCTTGTCGAGCACCTGATTCTCAGTCACCATGGGAAATACGAATTTGGCTCTCCCCGGCTGCCGATGGTGCCGGAAGCCGTCATGCTGCACTACCTGGACGATCTCGACGCCAAAATGCAGACCCTTCGCAGTGAGTTCCTGCGTGCGGAAGCCAATGGACGCGCGCCGGGACAAATGACAGAATGGGTACGCGCCATGGAACGCCCCTTGCTGAATACTGCCCAGTACCTCGCAGAGCAGCAGTCCAGGCCTGCGCCGGAGGAAGCCGATGCATTACCTGCTCAAGACGGAACCGGAAACCTATTCCTTTTATGA
- a CDS encoding EVE domain-containing protein → MHYLLKTEPETYSFYDLEREGETVWDGVTNPVALKFLRSMQPGEKLVIYHTGDERTAVGTAIVVSVDADNPRSPVVRIKAGKKIKTPRTLAEIKAHRLFADSPLVRQGRLSVVPLNDAQYAWLTSE, encoded by the coding sequence ATGCATTACCTGCTCAAGACGGAACCGGAAACCTATTCCTTTTATGACCTTGAACGTGAAGGCGAAACCGTGTGGGATGGCGTGACCAACCCTGTTGCGCTGAAGTTCCTCCGTAGTATGCAGCCCGGAGAGAAACTCGTCATCTACCACACCGGAGACGAACGCACCGCCGTGGGTACCGCCATTGTCGTTTCTGTGGATGCGGACAATCCCCGGTCCCCTGTCGTCCGCATCAAGGCCGGAAAGAAAATCAAAACGCCCCGCACCTTGGCCGAAATCAAGGCCCACAGGCTCTTTGCGGATTCGCCGCTTGTCCGCCAGGGCAGACTGTCAGTCGTTCCCCTCAATGATGCCCAGTATGCATGGCTGACCAGTGAATAA
- the aroC gene encoding chorismate synthase codes for MLRFSTAGESHGESLIALVSGLPAGIEVDLSFINRELWRRQQGYGRGGRMRIEQDTAHILSGVRHGKTIGSPVAIEIENRDWKNWTEVLPVDKGDPAKHKAVASPRPGHADLAGALKYDFPDARYVLERASARESTARVAAGALAKLLLLSLGIDVASHVIRVGHAELERDACWEEIAALRGKEEVLLGCVDPEAEARMKEEVDKVLRTGDTVGGVFEVVIHNAPAGIGTHANWDERLDGILAQAVMSLQAVKAVEIGRGVTAAESFGSEVHDAIGYASSLPAGAHTRFTRERNNAGGVEGGISNGEDIIVRGYLKPISTLRRPLQSVRFDTREVTKAAYERSDVCVVPAAGVAAEAMVALAFARLVLEKFGGDSLRELKRNYDGYIEQIRAY; via the coding sequence ATGTTACGTTTCTCTACCGCAGGTGAATCACACGGCGAGAGTCTGATTGCCTTGGTTTCCGGGCTTCCGGCCGGCATTGAAGTAGACCTCAGCTTCATCAACCGTGAATTATGGCGACGCCAGCAAGGCTACGGCCGCGGCGGACGTATGCGCATTGAGCAGGACACGGCCCACATTCTTTCCGGGGTCCGCCACGGCAAGACCATCGGCTCTCCTGTCGCCATCGAAATTGAAAACCGCGACTGGAAGAACTGGACCGAAGTGCTTCCGGTAGACAAGGGCGATCCGGCCAAGCACAAAGCCGTTGCCTCTCCGCGCCCCGGCCACGCCGATCTTGCCGGCGCACTCAAGTATGACTTTCCCGATGCCCGCTATGTGCTCGAACGCGCCTCGGCCCGTGAGTCCACGGCCCGCGTCGCCGCTGGGGCCCTGGCCAAGTTGTTGCTGCTCTCTCTGGGAATCGATGTAGCCAGCCATGTCATCCGCGTTGGTCACGCCGAATTGGAACGCGATGCTTGCTGGGAGGAGATTGCCGCGCTCCGCGGCAAGGAGGAAGTCCTGCTGGGCTGCGTAGATCCGGAAGCCGAAGCGCGTATGAAGGAAGAAGTCGATAAAGTGCTGCGCACCGGGGATACCGTCGGCGGGGTCTTTGAGGTGGTCATTCACAACGCACCAGCCGGCATCGGTACCCACGCCAATTGGGACGAGCGCCTGGATGGCATCCTTGCCCAGGCCGTCATGTCGCTCCAGGCCGTCAAGGCCGTAGAAATCGGACGCGGAGTCACCGCCGCTGAATCTTTTGGCTCTGAAGTGCATGACGCTATTGGATACGCCAGCAGCCTGCCTGCCGGGGCGCATACTCGCTTTACTCGTGAGCGCAACAATGCCGGTGGCGTCGAAGGAGGCATCTCCAACGGAGAAGACATCATCGTGCGCGGCTATCTGAAGCCCATTTCCACCCTGCGCCGCCCACTGCAGTCTGTGCGCTTCGACACCCGCGAAGTGACCAAGGCGGCCTACGAACGCAGCGACGTCTGCGTTGTCCCCGCTGCCGGTGTGGCGGCAGAGGCGATGGTGGCACTGGCCTTTGCGCGGCTGGTCCTCGAAAAGTTCGGAGGAGATTCGTTGCGCGAGCTGAAGCGTAACTATGATGGTTACATAGAGCAGATTCGCGCTTATTGA
- the def gene encoding peptide deformylase has translation MIRPIVKYPDPVLQRRTEPVTEFNNELRALVDDMFESMYAAQGIGLAAPQIGVPKRLTVIDLSLGKDPKEKIVLVNPEIIHKEGRQVEEEGCLSLPEIREKVSRAYKVRVRAQDLDGNWFELDGEELLARAFQHEIDHLDGILFIFRISALKRDLILRRIRKLQRAGEW, from the coding sequence ATGATTCGACCCATCGTTAAATATCCTGATCCGGTCCTTCAGCGTCGCACGGAACCCGTTACCGAGTTCAACAATGAGTTGCGCGCTCTGGTGGATGACATGTTTGAATCCATGTACGCCGCGCAGGGAATCGGCCTGGCCGCACCCCAGATTGGCGTGCCGAAACGCCTTACCGTCATCGATTTAAGCCTGGGGAAAGACCCGAAAGAGAAGATCGTCCTGGTCAACCCTGAAATCATCCATAAAGAAGGCAGGCAGGTCGAGGAGGAAGGCTGTCTGAGCCTCCCGGAGATCCGTGAGAAGGTCTCACGGGCCTATAAGGTGCGCGTCCGCGCCCAGGACCTCGATGGAAATTGGTTTGAGCTCGACGGAGAGGAGCTGCTTGCCCGCGCCTTCCAGCATGAAATTGACCACCTCGATGGCATCCTGTTCATCTTCCGGATAAGCGCATTGAAGCGCGACCTCATCCTGCGCAGGATCCGTAAACTGCAGCGCGCAGGCGAGTGGTAA
- a CDS encoding GvpL/GvpF family gas vesicle protein has protein sequence MAWYAYCITEKQAFPELLRHRKPIPFESVSGIAGNQVFLYPASDLAVIVSEHCPEDTQHERAALEHARVIADCFKTSTVLPFRFGTVFADDDSLRRSIRSNQRQFLTNIERLRGKAEMHLKVVLDDCCREQIRAYAHTQTGPGREYLAQLRENATLQRERQTKARAISVQMHRMFSPLAEEITCRRMDSGKMLLDIAHLIEHKSVERYQNKYSSALQLMKDCQMQLSGPWPPYHFVHRLTTRHHHQGHPAVPQPAHA, from the coding sequence ATGGCATGGTATGCCTACTGCATTACAGAGAAGCAAGCCTTTCCTGAACTCCTTCGCCATCGTAAGCCCATTCCTTTTGAGTCTGTTTCCGGAATTGCTGGAAACCAGGTTTTTCTCTATCCGGCCAGCGATCTGGCCGTCATCGTCAGTGAACATTGTCCGGAAGACACGCAGCACGAACGTGCAGCCCTGGAGCATGCTCGCGTGATTGCAGATTGTTTCAAAACATCCACCGTCCTTCCCTTCCGCTTTGGCACTGTCTTTGCCGACGACGATAGCCTTCGTCGGTCGATCCGTTCTAATCAGCGCCAGTTCCTCACCAACATTGAGCGTCTCCGTGGCAAGGCCGAAATGCACCTGAAGGTGGTGCTGGATGATTGCTGCCGCGAACAGATTCGCGCTTATGCCCACACCCAGACTGGACCTGGTCGCGAATATCTGGCGCAGCTGCGTGAAAACGCCACGCTGCAACGGGAGCGCCAGACCAAAGCACGCGCCATCTCAGTCCAGATGCACCGCATGTTTTCCCCTCTGGCCGAGGAGATTACCTGCCGCCGCATGGATTCCGGCAAGATGCTGCTCGATATCGCCCATCTGATTGAGCACAAGTCGGTAGAGCGCTATCAGAACAAATATTCCAGCGCGCTGCAACTGATGAAAGATTGCCAGATGCAGCTCTCCGGCCCCTGGCCACCCTATCACTTTGTACACCGGCTCACGACGCGCCATCACCACCAGGGACACCCGGCGGTCCCGCAGCCGGCCCATGCCTGA
- a CDS encoding outer membrane beta-barrel protein has product MGQKSSLIFLLVAMFSLQAFAQDTGRSTQSQGFWTRLGHAYLDDWTASSSNLPPAPEPQRRGTPAPLNSPPFPSADWPIGGTPVIGAPDYQTYMLMQAVNQNETRFKIYGWFDFGYNASTSNKGKFANAPAAYDVVPNSVQLDQAALYFERLPDTVQKEHFDWGFRFASIYGLDYRYTTAYGVFSQQLLKSNNTYGYDPVMYYLDFYLPHLGQGTDVRVGRYISLPDIEAQLAPNNYTYSHSLLYTYDCYTQHGVNVTTKLSQHWTVQGGVSAGCEAAPWTKYAKLTGNACAAYTWHTGGDNLYFCANSLNSAKYSYNNVSAYYLTYYHKFNASWHTATEGWYQYERDVPNLCYGLDPCISDGPGANIGANAGEIHSPSLIPGANGAQCNPAATHCYAPDWAVVNYIEHEWNHHHTSMTIRNEFLDDIRGQRTGTATKYSEHLLGFNYWVGSTVTFRPELRLEHSYDKPAYDAPTGGAPTKSTQLTFAGDLIWHF; this is encoded by the coding sequence ATGGGACAAAAATCATCGCTTATCTTTTTACTGGTGGCCATGTTTTCCCTGCAGGCCTTTGCGCAGGATACGGGCCGATCCACGCAGAGCCAGGGTTTCTGGACACGGTTGGGACACGCATATCTGGATGACTGGACGGCGAGCTCCAGCAATCTGCCACCCGCTCCGGAGCCGCAGCGCAGAGGAACGCCAGCTCCGCTCAATTCACCTCCGTTTCCATCGGCAGACTGGCCGATTGGAGGCACTCCTGTGATTGGCGCGCCCGATTACCAGACCTATATGCTGATGCAGGCGGTCAATCAGAATGAGACGCGCTTCAAGATTTACGGATGGTTCGATTTTGGCTACAACGCCAGCACATCAAACAAGGGCAAATTTGCCAATGCTCCGGCGGCCTACGACGTGGTCCCCAACTCGGTCCAGCTGGACCAGGCGGCCCTGTACTTTGAGCGCCTGCCGGACACGGTGCAGAAGGAGCACTTTGATTGGGGATTCCGCTTCGCCAGCATCTATGGGCTGGATTATCGCTATACAACGGCGTATGGCGTTTTCAGCCAGCAGCTGCTCAAGAGCAACAATACGTATGGATACGACCCGGTGATGTACTACCTGGATTTTTATCTGCCGCATCTCGGGCAAGGGACGGATGTCCGTGTAGGACGATATATTTCTCTGCCTGATATTGAAGCGCAGCTTGCTCCCAATAATTACACCTACAGCCATTCCTTGCTTTATACCTATGACTGTTACACACAGCACGGCGTGAATGTGACCACCAAGCTAAGCCAGCACTGGACAGTGCAGGGAGGTGTTTCGGCCGGATGCGAGGCCGCTCCCTGGACGAAGTATGCCAAGCTGACGGGAAATGCCTGTGCGGCATACACCTGGCATACGGGGGGCGACAATCTCTACTTCTGCGCAAACTCGCTGAACTCGGCAAAGTACTCGTACAACAATGTTTCAGCGTATTACCTCACCTACTATCACAAATTCAATGCAAGCTGGCACACGGCCACGGAAGGGTGGTACCAGTATGAGCGCGATGTGCCCAACCTGTGTTACGGGTTGGACCCCTGCATCAGCGATGGACCGGGGGCGAACATCGGGGCCAATGCCGGAGAGATCCACTCTCCTTCTCTAATTCCGGGTGCCAATGGCGCGCAGTGTAATCCTGCTGCCACTCACTGTTATGCTCCTGACTGGGCGGTGGTGAACTACATCGAGCATGAATGGAACCATCATCATACTTCGATGACCATCCGCAATGAATTTCTGGATGACATCCGGGGCCAGCGCACCGGTACGGCGACAAAGTACAGCGAGCATCTGCTGGGGTTCAATTACTGGGTTGGAAGTACAGTGACCTTCCGGCCGGAGCTACGGCTGGAGCACTCTTATGACAAGCCCGCCTATGATGCTCCTACGGGAGGAGCGCCGACGAAATCAACCCAGCTTACGTTTGCGGGAGACCTCATCTGGCATTTTTAG